The Cervus elaphus chromosome 22, mCerEla1.1, whole genome shotgun sequence genome has a window encoding:
- the LOC122680078 gene encoding apolipoprotein L3-like, which yields MAALHQDTEIFFEDVAECLWDILSREELLLLLTEFLRKIEVKAGLSREDMNALHEHLNELKRDLAGKDQETLPKEQLDRRRFLKKFPRVTQQLVELVSKLRELADNVDKVHRDCTISNVVTHSTGALSGALTILGLALAPVTAGASMALSVTGIGLGAATTVTTVSTRIMEHVSRSSAENKASPLISIGVKKWKVLLEVLKSNPHVVVTTEKLAKAEKHLERNIHAMETGEANPDSAANANILVSPGRISAPAIQQVEATFKGTASAVTKGARIVGAATAGVFLLVDVDFLEKESMHLHNGAKAISAENLRQRVRELERKLEELTQIYKHLQEDPTPPPPEH from the exons ATACTGAGATCTTCTTTGAGGATGTCGCTGAGTGTCTCTGGGACATACTCAGCAGAGAGGAACTGCTTCTCCTGCTGACTGAATTCCTGAGGAAAATTGAGGTGAAGGCTGGTTTGTCCAG GGAAGACATGAATGCACTACACGAACATCTGAATGAATTGAAAAGAGACTTGGCTGGGAAGGACCAGGAAACACTCCCAAAAGAGCAGCTGGACAGGAGGAGGTTTCTGAAGAAGTTTCCTCGGGTGACGCAGCAGCTGGTGGAGCTcgtaagcaagctccgggagcttgCAGACAATGTAGACAAAGTCCACAGGGACTGTACCATCTCCAATGTGGTGACCCACAGCACCGGCGCTTTATCTGGTGCCCTGACCATCCTTGGCCTGGCTCTGGCACCCGTGACAGCCGGGGCCAGTATGGCACTCTCAGTCACTGGGATAGGGCTGGGAGCAGCGACTACTGTGACCACTGTGTCCACCAGAATCATGGAACATGTAAGTAGGTCATCAGCAGAAAACAAAGCCAGTCCATTGATATCAATTGGTGTCAAGAAATGGAAGGTGCTCCTAGAGGTACTCAAGAGCAATCCCCACGTTGTTGTCACAACAGAGAAATTGGCAAAAGCTGAGAAACACCTTGAAAGAAATATCCATGCCATGGAGACAGGTGAAGCCAACCCTGACTCTGCAGCCAATGCAAACATCCTCGTGAGCCCTGGGAGAATCTCAGCCCCAGCCATCCAGCAGGTAGAGGCAACATTCAAAGGCACGGCTTCGGCAGTTACCAAAGGAGCCCGAATCGTGGGTGCGGCCACTGCAGGTGTCTTCCTCCTGGTGGATGtggacttcctggagaaggagtcAATGCACCTGCATAATGGTGCAAAGGCAATATCAGCTGAAAACCTGCGGCAGCGGGTCAGGGAGCTGGAGAGGAAGCTGGAGGAGCTCACCCAGATCTATAAGCATCTGCAAGAGGACCCAACTCCACCACCCCCAGAGCACTGA